TGAGCTCCAATATAACCGGCACCTCCTGTTATCAGTATTTTCATGAAGATTTGCCTCCTTCAAAAATTCCAGCCAATTCTTTTTCAAATTTCTGAATTTCATCTCTCAATTTTGCTGCTTGTTCAAATTCTAAATCATCTGCTGCTTCCAACATTTCCTTTCGCATCATTTCAAGCGCAAGCTGTTTATCCAACTGATCAAAATCTATCCCTTTGCGTTTTGTCTTTGGTTGAAACGCATCTTTTTCCTGAAGTGAATCTGCAACAGCAGTGCTATGCAAAATATCATCCATAGATTTGTAAACAGATTTCGGTTCAATATTATGGGTTATATTGTATTTCTGCTGAACTTTTCGGCGACGTTTTGTTTCACTAATGAGGTATTGCATCGCTTCAGTGATTTTATCGCCGTAAAGGATAACTGTCCCGTTTAAATGACGTGCCGCTCTACCCGCCACTTGCATTAGCGAACTCTTTGATCTAAGAAACCCTTGCTTATCTGCATCCAAAACAGCCACCAAAGATACTTCAGGAAGGTCTAATCCTTCTCTCAAAAGATTAATACCAACTAAAACATCAAATTCACCAAGACGAAGATCACGTAAAATTTTAACTCGGTCTAAAGTATGAATATCGCTATGTAAATATCTCACTCTGAGACTTAGTCCACGCAAATATTCCGTTAAATCTTCTGCCATACGTTTTGTTAAGGTTGTAATGAGACAACGTTCATTCATTTTTGTCCGGTTCTGTATTTCATTCACAAGATCATCCATTTGTCCATTTGTGCTGCGAGTTTTCACTATTGGATCAAGCAATCCGGTTGGGCGAATTAATTGCTCTGCAATTATACCATTAGCCAATTCAAGCTCACGATCAGACGGTGTTGCCGAAACATAAGTCACCTGGTTTTGCATTTTCATAAATTCATCTATTTGAAGCGGACGATTATCCAATGCGCTTGGTAGACGAAAACCATGTTCCACAAGTGTTAATTTTCGAGCACGATCGCCATTATACATTCCCTGCACCTGAGAAAGTGTGACATGTGACTCATCTATAAAAGTCATGTAGTTATCAGGAAAAAAGTCTAATAATGTAAATGGCTTTTCCCCCGCCTTTCGACCTGAGAAATAGCGAGAATAATTTTCAATCCCGGAGCAGTAACCTAGTTCCATCATCATTTCTAGATCAAAATTGGTTCTTTGTTCCAATCGCTGTGCTTCTAATAGTTTATTATTTTTTCTGAAATCCGATAGCTTTTCATCGAGTTCTTTACGAATGGTTTTAACGATTCCCTTAATTTGCTTTTTATCGGTTACAAAATGTTTTGCAGGATAAATAATGACTGAGTCCATTTCACCCAGAATTTCTCCGGTAAGGGGATCGAATCGAGTGATGGAATCCACTTCAGTTCCAAACATTTCTATTCGTGTGCAGGCCACATCGTAAGCGGGGAAAATTTCAATTACATCTCCGCGCACTCGAAAATTACCACGTTCTAGAACTGTATCGTTTCGCGCATAATGAATATGTATGAGTTTTGTAAAGACCTCTTTTCTATGAAGTGGTTTTCCTTTTACTATCCTCACAATTTGATCACGGTATTCATCTGGAGATCCAATACCATAGATACAAGAAACTGAGCTCACAACAATGACATCTTTTCGTTCCAATAGCGCAGTGGTGGTTTTCAGCCTTAGGCGATCAATTTCTTCATTCACTGCCATATCTTTTTCGATAAAAGTGTCTGTAACAGGTAGGTACGCCTCAGGTTGATAATAATCATAATACGAAATAAAATATTCCACAGCATTTTCCGGGAAAAGCTGCTTGAATTCACCATAAAGTTGTGCGGCTAATGTTTTGTTGTGCGATATAATCAATGTTGGACGCTGGACTTCTTGAATCACTTGCGCCATCGTAAACGTTTTTCCACTACCAGTTACTCCAAGTAAAACTTGATGATCCAGTTTCTGTTTTAATCCGCCCACCAATGAGGATATTGCCTGCGGCTGATCACCTTTGGGTTCGAATTCCGAATGAATCTTGAACTCTGCCATAATGTCTAAATTACGACGGATAAAAGATAAGGATCAATGGCAGAGAATTTAATTATGTTAAAAGGGTAATGTGAATAAATCCACATTTCCACCTGAAAGAATAATTCCCACTTTCTTCCTCTGAAATAAGGACTTTTCTTTCAACACTGCAGCTAGAGAAATTGCGCCTGATGGCTCAACCAAAATTTTCATCCGTTCCCAAATCAATTCCATTGCATCAATTATTTCTGCATCCGTCACAGTTATAATTCCTGTTACCATTCTTTGAATTATCGGGAAAGTAAGTATTCCAATTTGGGACCGTAATCCATCCGCAATCGTATCGACTCTTTTATTCGGGACAATTTCTCCCGCTTTCATAGACAAAAACGTATCATCAGCCCCTTCCGGCTCGGCGCCAAATACATCCGTGTTTGAATTCATCCCTTTCACCGCCAGAGCCGTTCCGCTAAGCAGTCCGCCTCCACTCACAGGCGAAATAACAGCGTCCAATTCCGGTTGACCTTCCATGAGTTCAAGCCCAGCTGTTCCCTGACCTGCAATAATGCGTTCATCATTATAAGGATGAATAACTGCCACATCTGTTTTGGATACATATTCTTGAAGAGCAGATTCACGGGAGATTTGATCCGGTTCGCAGGTGATAATTTCGGCACCATAAGATTTAACTGCTTCAAATTTGATCTTGGCTGAGTTATAAGGCATTATAACTGTAACAGGAATTCCTCGAATCTGAGCAGCTTTTGCCAAAGCGGCGCCGTGATTCCCGGATGAAACTGTTGCCACGCCTCGCTTGGCATCTTCATCGGATAAACTCAAAATTGCATTGGTCGCACCGCGAGCTTTGAAAGCACCGGCTTTCTGAAAATTCTCACATTTAAAAAACATCGTTGCCTCGGACATTTGATCCAATGTAGCAGAGGTAAGAATTGGCGTTCGATGAATGTAGGGTTCGATACGCTCATGCGCATCTTTTATATCAGCTAGTGAGACCAATTACTTTGGTTTCTGTGAAAGTTCGACAAGCACGCCACCGGTGCTATTCGGATGGATGAATATTACCAACATTCCCTCAGCGCCAACCGATGGCTCATCGGTAATCGTTTCAATACTATTATCTTTTAATTCTCTTATTGCTTCAAAAATGTTTTCTACTTCAAGACAAATATGATGCATGCCCGGTCCACGTTTTTTAAGAAATTTTACCATCGGCGAATCGACACCCAAAGCTTCCAATAGTTCAATTTTTCCATGTTCCGTATTATAAATATCTGTCGTAACCCCTTGGCCTTTCACCGATTCTGTTCCCAAATGTTGTATTCCTAAAATGTGTTTCCAAAAAGGTGCGTCTTTTTCAATGCTTTCAACAGCTATCCCCACATGTTCAATTCTAAGAATTTTCATATCAACCCCTCAATTCCAGATCTTAAAGTAATTCCTGCCCCATTTCCATCCGGAAGAACCAATTTCCCATTTTCAACGCTAACGCCTTGATATGGATCATTCGAAATCAGAAGGTTTCCATCAAGATCGGCGAAATCAACCAACGGAGATAAATGAGCAGCTGCCGTAATCCCTATAGACGATTCCACCATACAACCCAACATAATTTTTAAATCATGTTTTCTTGCAGATTCAATCATTCGCTTCGCTTCAAACAAACTTCCACATTTCATTAGTTTGATATTAATTCCATCAAAGGCATACGCTATTTTTGGAATATCTTCAGCAGAAATTGAATTTTCATCCGCAAAAATTGGAAGCGGAGACTCATCGCGTAAAACAGAAGATTCATCCAGAGAATCCGATGGTAATGGCTGTTCCACAAATTGCACATTTCGTTCCGATAACCATTGACACATTTCAATTCCTTGTGCGAGAGTCCAGCCTTCATTTGCATCTACTCGAATAGGTTTATCGGTGCAACCGCGGACTGCATTAATGATTTCTTTATCTTCATCTGTCCCAAGCTTCACCTTAATAATTGCATAGGGCTTTGCTTCTTTGATTTTTTGTGGAATTTCATCTAAATCGCCAATCGCAACAGTGAAAGAAGTTTGCGGCGTTGCATCTTTATTGGCATGTAATAACTGATGTAACGGAATTTCATCACGTTGGCACCACCAATCTAAAGCAGCCATACTCAAAGCGGACTCTAGCGCTTTAATACCTATAGTTTGGCCAGTTAATTTATTTTCCCAAGATTCATACTCATCATCTAAAGACGGAATTTCAATCCCTTTTTCTAATAGATCCACAATAGCAGAAGTGGATTCATCATATCGCTTGGACGGAGCTGCCTCTCCTCGCCCAATAAAACCATCTCCCGTCAAATAGATATACACAATATCGTAATAATTTACCGTTCCGCGTGATAAACCAAACGGATGCGTGCATTCTATTCGATATGTTGCCCAGCTTAATTCCAATTTTGCACATCCTTTAGAATGGAATCGATCAAGGATTGATCGCCAAATCGAACAAGATCGGTGGTGGGAATTCCGATTTTTGATTCAATATCAGATATGGTTTTCTTCGCTTCCTTTTCAGGTTGGTTTACCGTTAACAGATTGATACCTACAAATCGGGAAGACTTAAAAGGTTTCATAAGATCAATATATGTTGGCATGCAATCTCGGAGCTTTGCAGATGGAAACCCTGTGGTATCCGATTTTCTTACAACTTCGTGAGTCATCACAAGAAAGTCCGGCATCGATCCATGCAAAAGTCCAAGTGTAACACCTGCATAATATTGATTGGTTAAGGATCCCTGTCCTTCTACAATAATGAGATCACATTCGCCAATTTTTTCAATGGAATGTTCAATTTCACCTGCCATAAAATCTGACACAACAGCATCAATTGGGACACCATTCCCGCTCAGCAAAATTCCCGTCTGGCCCGTTCCGAGAAATTCAGCGTTCAGTCCTTTTTTCTTCAATCGGTTTGCCAATTCCCAAGCAGTGGTCATTTTTCCTGTATCGCAATCAGAGCCAACAACCAACAGAACTGGAATTTTTCGATCTTTCCATAAACCTTTCGGGAAATGAGGCGGATTGGGTGGCCGCCTTAAATCAGTGAGCGTACATGAATATTGTTCCGCCAAATTTCTTATTTCTGGGTCATCATTCAAAAAAGTGTGCATTCCACTAATGATATCACATCCACTTTCCAATGCGTGATTTATTTCTGAACGAACTAATTGAGAAATGATCCCGCCTTGAGGAGCACCACCTAATACAAGTGTATCAGGTTTAGTGTATTGCGCTTTGGCAAATGAAGAAACCACCGGAATTTTTCCACCATATCCAATAACATCTTGTGCAGTTTTCCCCGCATGCTCGGGGGAAATTACAGCGCACACGTCCTCTGGCCTGTACCTGAGAAGCATATTGCCCGTCTTATTAAGCATATAATTAAATACCCCGGAAGAAAGGATCACAAATTTCATCATTTTATTAGGATCGAAAGTTTGGCGGACGCTTTTCGATGAACGCAGTCAGTCCTTCTTTAGCTTCTTCTGTGCTAAATAATTGGCTGAAATTATTGACTTCGATATCCAATCCATCTTCTATCGAAATACCGGACCCCGCATTAATCGATGCAAGCGATTTAGCAATAGCATTGGGACTATTATGAAGCATTGTCTCTCCCATTTTTCGACATGACTCTTCAAGGTCTTTATGCGCCACCGTTGCATTCACGAGCCCAATCCGATAGGCTTCATCCGCAGAAACCATTTCGCCGGTTAAAATCATTTCGTTTGCTTTCCCTTTTCCCACAATTTTCGGCAACCGTTGGGTACCACCCCAACCGGGTATTAATCCTAACTTTACTTCCGGCTGGGAAAAAACAGCAGTGTCACTCGCTATTCGAATATGACATGCTAACGCTATTTCGCACCCTCCACCAAAAGCAAAACCATTCACAGCTGCAATGACAGGTTTCGGTGAATTTTCAATGATTGAAGTCATTTCTTGCCCGTTTTTCCCAAATTCAAGCGCTTCATTAGAATTCATTTTTGACATTTTTTTGATGTCCGCACCGGCAACAAATGCTTTTTCGCCTGCTCCGGTGAGAATAATAACACCAATGGACTCTTCAGAAATTGCATCAGTTAAAGCTTGACTCAGTTCTGACACAACCACATCATTAACCGCATTCAAAACGTCTGGGCGATTAATGGTTATGGTAGCTATTCCGTTCTGATTCTGTATCAATAATGTTTGCATCTAATTAAATACTTATTTCCAAAATACACGGCTAAATATTACCATAATGGTGAA
The genomic region above belongs to Candidatus Neomarinimicrobiota bacterium and contains:
- the uvrB gene encoding excinuclease ABC subunit UvrB, yielding MMAEFKIHSEFEPKGDQPQAISSLVGGLKQKLDHQVLLGVTGSGKTFTMAQVIQEVQRPTLIISHNKTLAAQLYGEFKQLFPENAVEYFISYYDYYQPEAYLPVTDTFIEKDMAVNEEIDRLRLKTTTALLERKDVIVVSSVSCIYGIGSPDEYRDQIVRIVKGKPLHRKEVFTKLIHIHYARNDTVLERGNFRVRGDVIEIFPAYDVACTRIEMFGTEVDSITRFDPLTGEILGEMDSVIIYPAKHFVTDKKQIKGIVKTIRKELDEKLSDFRKNNKLLEAQRLEQRTNFDLEMMMELGYCSGIENYSRYFSGRKAGEKPFTLLDFFPDNYMTFIDESHVTLSQVQGMYNGDRARKLTLVEHGFRLPSALDNRPLQIDEFMKMQNQVTYVSATPSDRELELANGIIAEQLIRPTGLLDPIVKTRSTNGQMDDLVNEIQNRTKMNERCLITTLTKRMAEDLTEYLRGLSLRVRYLHSDIHTLDRVKILRDLRLGEFDVLVGINLLREGLDLPEVSLVAVLDADKQGFLRSKSSLMQVAGRAARHLNGTVILYGDKITEAMQYLISETKRRRKVQQKYNITHNIEPKSVYKSMDDILHSTAVADSLQEKDAFQPKTKRKGIDFDQLDKQLALEMMRKEMLEAADDLEFEQAAKLRDEIQKFEKELAGIFEGGKSS
- a CDS encoding pyridoxal-phosphate dependent enzyme — encoded protein: MVSLADIKDAHERIEPYIHRTPILTSATLDQMSEATMFFKCENFQKAGAFKARGATNAILSLSDEDAKRGVATVSSGNHGAALAKAAQIRGIPVTVIMPYNSAKIKFEAVKSYGAEIITCEPDQISRESALQEYVSKTDVAVIHPYNDERIIAGQGTAGLELMEGQPELDAVISPVSGGGLLSGTALAVKGMNSNTDVFGAEPEGADDTFLSMKAGEIVPNKRVDTIADGLRSQIGILTFPIIQRMVTGIITVTDAEIIDAMELIWERMKILVEPSGAISLAAVLKEKSLFQRKKVGIILSGGNVDLFTLPF
- the mce gene encoding methylmalonyl-CoA epimerase codes for the protein MKILRIEHVGIAVESIEKDAPFWKHILGIQHLGTESVKGQGVTTDIYNTEHGKIELLEALGVDSPMVKFLKKRGPGMHHICLEVENIFEAIRELKDNSIETITDEPSVGAEGMLVIFIHPNSTGGVLVELSQKPK
- a CDS encoding dipeptide epimerase is translated as MELSWATYRIECTHPFGLSRGTVNYYDIVYIYLTGDGFIGRGEAAPSKRYDESTSAIVDLLEKGIEIPSLDDEYESWENKLTGQTIGIKALESALSMAALDWWCQRDEIPLHQLLHANKDATPQTSFTVAIGDLDEIPQKIKEAKPYAIIKVKLGTDEDKEIINAVRGCTDKPIRVDANEGWTLAQGIEMCQWLSERNVQFVEQPLPSDSLDESSVLRDESPLPIFADENSISAEDIPKIAYAFDGINIKLMKCGSLFEAKRMIESARKHDLKIMLGCMVESSIGITAAAHLSPLVDFADLDGNLLISNDPYQGVSVENGKLVLPDGNGAGITLRSGIEGLI
- a CDS encoding DUF1611 domain-containing protein; its protein translation is MLNKTGNMLLRYRPEDVCAVISPEHAGKTAQDVIGYGGKIPVVSSFAKAQYTKPDTLVLGGAPQGGIISQLVRSEINHALESGCDIISGMHTFLNDDPEIRNLAEQYSCTLTDLRRPPNPPHFPKGLWKDRKIPVLLVVGSDCDTGKMTTAWELANRLKKKGLNAEFLGTGQTGILLSGNGVPIDAVVSDFMAGEIEHSIEKIGECDLIIVEGQGSLTNQYYAGVTLGLLHGSMPDFLVMTHEVVRKSDTTGFPSAKLRDCMPTYIDLMKPFKSSRFVGINLLTVNQPEKEAKKTISDIESKIGIPTTDLVRFGDQSLIDSILKDVQNWN
- a CDS encoding enoyl-CoA hydratase/isomerase family protein yields the protein MQTLLIQNQNGIATITINRPDVLNAVNDVVVSELSQALTDAISEESIGVIILTGAGEKAFVAGADIKKMSKMNSNEALEFGKNGQEMTSIIENSPKPVIAAVNGFAFGGGCEIALACHIRIASDTAVFSQPEVKLGLIPGWGGTQRLPKIVGKGKANEMILTGEMVSADEAYRIGLVNATVAHKDLEESCRKMGETMLHNSPNAIAKSLASINAGSGISIEDGLDIEVNNFSQLFSTEEAKEGLTAFIEKRPPNFRS